A portion of the Gorilla gorilla gorilla isolate KB3781 chromosome X, NHGRI_mGorGor1-v2.1_pri, whole genome shotgun sequence genome contains these proteins:
- the CBLL2 gene encoding E3 ubiquitin-protein ligase CBLL2 has product MNKMPAGEQECEYNKERKYCSKGVKLVTKKKKIPGYRWGDIKINIIGEKDDLPIHFCDKCDLPIKIYGRIIPCKHAFCYDCANLYDKVGYKVCPRCRYPVLRIEAHKRGSVFMCSIVQQCKRTYLSQKSLQAHIKRRHKRARKQVTSASLEKVRPHIAPPQTEISEIPKRLQDRDHLSYIPPEQHTMVSLPSAQHMLHEQHNQPHKDIQAPPPELSLSLPFPIQWETVSIFTRKHGNLTVDHIQNNSDSGAKKPTPPDCYPEYQSQPAVSSPHHIIPQKQHYAPPPSPASPVNHQMPYPPQDVVTPNSVRSQVPALTTTYDPSSGYIIAKVPPDMNSPPLRAPQSQNGNPSASEFASHHYNPNFLPQFTENQETLSPQFTQTDAMDHRRWPAWKRLSPCPPTRSPPPSTLHGRSHHSYQRRHRRY; this is encoded by the coding sequence ATGAACAAGATGCCTGCTGGTGAACAAGAATGTGAATATAACAAAGAAAGGAAGTACTGCTCTAAAGGAGTTAAACtggtgacaaaaaagaaaaaaattcctggtTACCGTTGGGGGGACATTAAGATAAACATCATAGGTGAAAAGGATGATTTACCAATTCATTTCTGTGACAAATGTGATTTGCCTATTAAAATCTATGGGCGAATAATTCCATGCAAGCATGCTTTTTGCTATGACTGTGCTAATTTATATGACAAAGTCGGATATAAAGTATGTCCACGCTGTCGTTATCCTGTGCTGCGAATTGAGGCGCATAAACGAGGTTCTGTCTTCATGTGTAGTATTGTTCAGCAGTGCAAGAGAACATACTTGTCTCAGAAAAGCTTACAGGCTCATATCAAACGCCGCCATAAGAGAGCTCGAAAACAAGTTACCAGCGCTTCGCTTGAAAAAGTTCGTCCTCATATTGCTCCGCCACAAACTGAAATCTCTGAAATCCCTAAAAGACTGCAAGACAGGGACCATCTAAGCTATATTCCACCAGAGCAGCACACCATGGTGTCACTACCGTCTGCGCAACATATGCTACACGAGCAACATAATCAGCCACATAAGGATATTCAGGCTCCTCCCCCAGAACTATCTCTAAGTCTGCCTTTTCCCATCCAGTGGGAAACCGTTAGTATTTTTACGAGAAAACATGGCAATTTAACAGTTGATCATATTCAGAATAACTCAGATTCTGGTGCTAAGAAGCCAACACCTCCCGACTGTTATCCTGAGTATCAAAGTCAACCAGCGGTATCGTCCCCTCATCATATTATACCTCAGAAACAGCATTATGCGCCACCTCCATCTCCAGCATCACCAGTAAACCATCAAATGCCATATCCTCCTCAGGATGTAGTTACTCCTAACTCGGTTCGTAGCCAAGTGCCAGCTCTAACCACGACCTACGATCCATCATCTGGATATATTATTGCAAAGGTGCCACCTGATATGAATTCTCCTCCACTACGTGCTCCCCAGTCTCAAAATGGTAATCCATCTGCAAGTGAGTTTGCTTCTCACCATTATAACCCTAACTTTTTACCTCAGTTCACCGAAAATCAAGAAACCTTGAGCCCTCAGTTTACACAAACAGATGCAATGGATCATAGAAGATGGCCTGCATGGAAACGACTGTCACCTTGTCCACCAACGCGGAGTCCACCTCCTTCAACCCTACATGGTCGATCACATCATTCATACCAGAGAAGACATAGACGGTATTAA